In a genomic window of Brettanomyces nanus chromosome 1, complete sequence:
- a CDS encoding uncharacterized protein (BUSCO:EOG093407P8) encodes MTTSSSNGQEWSVNDSEVNRLLDDLDDEINQKDKQCLIDVFSSQLEEEPLKASSTGTNSFFKQPVAISSTFEEWRSMNNSEFITFVNKLSSEHTIKHESNDATQKDLMGPSQDETEQYSSVGFNTMDEDEILGKTSMNMLASSSQKLVKGGDQAPRSLVEPSPGESDGPSGEIAFGDYTTYFQNKHLKQQDQDRQYVDFVSKARNKNYPKIFKDCVIYVNGKTHPDVSQLHRIIILYGGKFLAFLGAKGNATHIIAEQLTPRKRIEFRNYKVVNPEWITRSVEAGRLLSWGEFMLINNDYGQKKLEFPQKLISSVIEEAPIEVSQLNEFTNPDDPLESAPENNVDPRTGKAEDFGHLTAKDPSFLPKFFAKSRLHHLSTWKMELRSKFLQKAIGVLRERLKNRQKSSSNARKVIIHVDFDCFFATVSALKHSPPIDIHNLPVCVTHGSNGSDVASCNYVARSKGCKNGMWLGSAKKLCPKLICLDYNFDAYEQISQRFYETLLQFDADSILPVSVDEALLDVTSLAENRDSMDIMKDIKRRVLEDTECSVSCGCGPNVLLAKLCLRKAKPDGIYQVKVPEVLRFIESLHFRDLPGIGYSINSKLEEDLSERDVTIGRVRQLPKDKLIGLFGVKTGTTIYEYARGTDLTSIDVLSNPEKFTRKSLSVDVNWGIRFDNDSQVEEFLTRLAGVLTDRLKETDVKGSSLSLKLALRHPEAPKVPPKFLGMGRCVFISKSSRFGVDTRELGLIASELKYLWRILGADPTELRGVAVTMGRLIHETNEATNQTKLPYKKLDRVEFSVPVDSVGLAVPAASTKTADMLHSPSAIPQISPVALGHINWDVFKELPLSIQQEIKQELRRRDLQSTPRKSRRHLNDIDNLLDSPTKKRVRPRTEVLITERLLDTSARLRFQGIPITRFEEIKKKLTTWLDYTINEKNGPDEMDVNLFNDMMLKLLDIGEPLKFKEIIDVLELRLSCRIGSVGYDIWGQIIKQLKRIFQDLDSNELVFRF; translated from the exons ATGaccacttcttcaagcaaCGGTCAAGAATGGTCTGTTAATGATTCTGAAGTCAATAGGTtgcttgatgatttgga CGATGAGATTAACCAAAAGGATAAGCAGTGTTTGATCGatgttttttcttcacaattagaagaagagccacTTAAAGCCAGCAGCACCGGTACAAACTCGTTTTTTAAGCAGCCGGTAGCCATCAGTTCTACATTCGAAGAATGGAGGTCGATGAACAACTCGGAGTTTATTACGTTTGTTAATAAGCTTAGTTCTGAACACACAATAAAACATGAGTCCAATGATGCTACCCAAAAAGATTTGATGGGACCAAGTCAGGATGAAACTGAGCAATATAGTTCAGTAGGGTTTAATACTatggatgaggatgagatATTGGGAAAGACCAGCATGAATATGTTGgcgtcttcttctcagaaGCTTGTGAAAGGTGGTGATCAGGCCCCAAGGTCTCTTGTAGAGCCTTCTCCCGGTGAATCCGATGGACCCAGTGGAGAAATTGCATTTGGTGATTATACAACCTACTTTCAGAATAAACACCTCAAGCAACAGGATCAAGATCGCCAATATGTTGATTTCGTCAGCAAAGCAAGGAATAAGAACTATCCTAAGATATTCAAGGACTGTGTCATTTATGTGAATGGTAAGACTCACCCGGATGTCAGTCAGCTTCATAGAATTATTATTCTTTACGGAGGTAAATTTCTTGCCTTTTTGGGTGCCAAAGGTAATGCTACGCATATCATAGCCGAACAACTAACCCCCAGAAAAAGGATAGAATTTCGTAATTACAAAGTGGTAAATCCAGAATGGATAACTAGAAGTGTTGAAGCCGGAAGGTTACTCTCCTGGGGAGAATTCATGCTTATTAATAATGACTACGgtcaaaagaagttggagtTTCCCCAAAAACTGATTTCCTCTGTCATTGAAGAGGCACCGATCGAGGTGTCTCAATTGAATGAGTTCACCAATCCGGACGATCCACTTGAGTCGGCGCCTGAGAATAATGTTGACCCTAGAACTGGCAAAGCTGAAGATTTTGGCCATTTGACAGCCAAGGATCCTAGTTTCCTTCCCAAGTTTTTTGCCAAATCAAGATTACATCATTTGAGTACATGGAAAATGGAGTTACGATCgaagtttcttcaaaaggcAATAGGAGTACTAAGGGAAAGACTGAAAAATCGACAGAAATCGTCATCGAATGCCAGAAAAGTCATCATCCATGTTGACTTTGACTGTTTTTTTGCAACCGTGTCTGCTTTGAAGCACTCTCCTCCCATTGACATCCATAATCTTCCCGTGTGCGTTACCCACGGAAGTAATGGTTCAGATGTGGCATCCTGCAATTATGTGGCGCGGTCTAAGGGGTGTAAGAATGGAATGTGGCTTGGAAGCGCCAAGAAGCTTTGTCCTAAGTTGATCTGTCTTGACTACAACTTTGATGCTTATGAGCAAATTTCTCAGAGATTTTATGAAACCCTTCTTCAGTTTGATGCGGATTCAATATTACCGGTTAGTGTAGATGAGGCTCTATTGGATGTTACAAGTCTGGCCGAGAACCGGGATTCAATGGATATAATGAAGGATATCAAGCGCAGAGTACTGGAAGATACCGAATGTTCTGTGAGTTGTGGCTGCGGGCCAAACGTATTGTTAGCAAAACTATGCTTAAGGAAAGCGAAGCCTGATGGAATTTACCAAGTGAAGGTGCCTGAAGTCTTGCGATTTATTGAGTCTTTACACTTTAGGGACCTACCTGGTATCGGTTACAGTATCAATAGTaaactggaagaagatctttctGAGCGGGATGTCACTATTGGACGAGTTCGACAGCTACCGAAGGATAAGTTAATTGGATTGTTTGGAGTTAAGACCGGCACTACGATTTACGAGTACGCAAGAGGTACTGATCTCACTTCCATTGACGTTCTAAGTAATCCCGAGAAGTTTACCAGGAAATCTCTTTCGGTGGATGTTAATTGGGGAATACGATTCGATAATGATTCGCAGGTGGAGGAGTTTCTTACTAGATTGGCCGGGGTTTTAACTGATAGGCTAAAGGAAACCGATGTGAAAGGTTCTTCGCTTTCATTAAAATTGGCTCTACGGCATCCAGAGGCACCTAAAGTACCTCCAAAGTTTTTGGGAATGGGCAGATGTGTGTTTATATCAAAGTCATCAAGATTTGGTGTGGACACAAGAGAATTGGGACTGATAGCCAGCGAGCTAAAGTATCTATGGCGGATATTAGGTGCTGATCCAACCGAGCTAAGAGGTGTAGCTGTAACAATGGGTAGGTTGATTCATGAAACAAATGAGGCAACGAATCAGACGAAGTTGCCTTATAAGAAACTGGATAGGGTGGAGTTCTCTGTACCAGTAGATTCTGTCGGTTTGGCTGTTCCGGCGGCATCGACGAAGACCGCAGATATGCTGCATTCCCCTTCGGCAATTCCTCAAATATCACCAGTAGCACTTGGTCATATCAACTGGGACGTCTTTAAGGAGCTTCCTTTGTCTATCCAACAAGAGATAAAGCAAGAGCttcgaagaagagaccTCCAGTCAACGCCTCGTAAATCCAGAAGACATTTGAACGACATTGATAATCTATTAGACTCTCCTACCAAGAAGAGGGTTAGACCTAGAACAGAAGTACTGATCACGGAAAGACTCTTAGATACTTCGGCAAGACTCCGATTCCAGGGAATCCCAATTACTCGATTCgaagagatcaagaagaagttgaccACCTGGCTCGATTATACTATTAACGAGAAGAATGGTCCCGATGAAATGGATGTGAATCTGTTCAATGATatgatgttgaagttgttggacATTGGAGAACCTTTGAAGTTTAAGGAAATCATCGACGTTTTGGAATTAAGACTGAGTTGCAGAATTGGTAGCGTCGGATACGATATTTGGGGACAGATAATAAAGCAATTGAAGAGGATTTTCCAGGACTTGGACAGCAACGAATTGGTATTTAGGTTTTGA